From Fusarium musae strain F31 chromosome 8, whole genome shotgun sequence:
TTGGACAGTCCTCATTCCCGCAAAATTCAACGCTGATGTTTACTGACTTTATTCGTACGTTTGCCCTGCGAGGTAGAAAGCTGAACGACAAGACCAATAGCGTGGCTAGCTGCTCCGTTTCTGCACTAATGCGGCCATGGATAGCACCGACAAGCTGCGACCGAATGAAGTAGGACGATGAGGTTCTATCGACAAGAATTCTGCGCTGGAAGGGATCCTCAGGATGATTTCTAACCATAGCGACGGTGCCAGAGAACCAAAGTAGGACAATCGGTTGGCCAGGTCCAATAACCTGATGGTTATGAAATGAAGGAGAGAAAATGCATTGAGGGGATTGCGTTTGCTGACGGAGTGACCTCGATTGATCCCTGTAGTGGCGGATGCTCTGAGCCAATGCTTCGCCATGGGTATGCAGCTATTGACAGGGGTCCTTTCAGCTCTGCAGGCTCCCAGAATTCACTGCTGACTTCGAAACTGCGCAAAGGTAATCATGAGTTTCTAGTGACATATTTGATTAAAGTCTAATTAATCACAGTTTGCCCAGAAAAACCACCAACGCACATCTAAGAATTGGTAGGCATGCTCGTCAACTTCTGCCCTGTGCTCGCCTCATCCGCCCTCCAAAGCGAGGTAACAGTCTTCCACTGCGTATAAAACCTCAAACCATCCTTTCCATAAAAGTTCGCAAGACCAGTTCCAGCCACACTGCGCTTATTTCCCGTGAAAGAAAACATAGGCAGAGGAACGGGGATCGGCACGTTAATACCGACTTGTCCAGCATCAATTTCTTGTTGGAATAGAGAAGCCTTGGCTCCAGAGTTTGTGAAAATGACGGCTCCGTTGCCCCAGgcgttggagttgatgagtTCGATGCCGTCTTTGAgggtttcttcttccatgcAGAGGAGGACGGGGCCGAAGATTTCTTCCTTGTAGCATTCCATGTCTGGGCGGACGCCAGAGATTACTGTAGGGCCGACCTGTATCATGTTAGCGACACGATTGTATGTAGAACGTGTTTGACTTACCCAGTTGCCATCGGGTAAACCTTCAGGCTTATATCCTCGACCATCAAGTAGAATCTTGGCaccctccttctcggcgCTTGTGATGAGAGCATTGCAGCGATCGCGACTTTGAGGTGTGATCAGAGGTCCAAAATCCGACTTTGAGTCGAAGCCGCTGCCAGCGATATGGTTCTTCGCCTTGGCAACAAGATCCGGCAACCATTGCTTCGCATCTCCAAGAGTGACCAAAACACTTAACGCCATGCATCGTTGTCCAGCAGCACCAAAAGCAGCTCCGGCAATTGAGTCAAGGGCATGATCCTTGTTGGCGTCTGGGCTCAGAAGAGCGTGGTTCTTGGCTCCAAGGTTCGCTTGCACGCGCTTTCCGTTGGCTGATCCCCGTTGGTAGATATACTCTCCAGCCTTGTTAGATCCCACAAAGGAGATAGCTTGAATCTCAGGCTCGTCCAGAAGGAAGTTGACTGTGTCCTTTGATCCATGGACGACGTTGACGACGCCAGGGGGAAAGCCGGCTTCTCTGCAGAGCTCAGCAATCATCATAGCAGCGCCCGGATCGCGTTCCGATGGCTTGACGATTATGCAGTTGCCTGTGACGGTCGCTACAGGAAGAGACCACAGTGGAATCATAGCTGGGAAGTTGAAAGGGCAAATGGCTGCAACAACACCCAATGGATTTCGGTAGGATCGTGTCTCCATGTCCTTGGCCACCTCGAGGACTTCACCGCCGAGCTGAGTCGTGATTCCACAAGCAGTCTCACAAACTTGCAGTCCACGAAGAACATCGCCCTTTGCATCAGCAAAAGTCTTTCCCTGCTCCGTAACAATGCTAGTCGCAAGATTATCCATATGCTCCCGGATCAAATGCGTCAGCTTAAACATTATCTGCTGCCGCTTAATAATGctcgtcctcttccaccCCGGAAATGCAGCCTTAGCTGACTTGACTGCCTCTTGAAGTTCATCGTTGGTACTCTCAGGAACACGCGTGATGACATTGTTGGTCGCAGGGTCATGAACTTCGATCCATGACGACGTCTTTGAAGAGACGAGTTTGTTGTCGATGAAGTTCTGTGTGTCCTTTGGCTTGTCCAACTTTTCGTGGTTGCCGGGATAGATAACGGACTGGTagattgaagttgaaggcATTTTGGGATAGATTTTGTTGATAAATGGAGGAAATGAAGAAGGGGTAGAATGATATAGTGAGGCGGAGACCTTCCCGATATAGGAGCAAAGAGCGGTCG
This genomic window contains:
- a CDS encoding hypothetical protein (EggNog:ENOG41) — its product is MPSTSIYQSVIYPGNHEKLDKPKDTQNFIDNKLVSSKTSSWIEVHDPATNNVITRVPESTNDELQEAVKSAKAAFPGWKRTSIIKRQQIMFKLTHLIREHMDNLATSIVTEQGKTFADAKGDVLRGLQVCETACGITTQLGGEVLEVAKDMETRSYRNPLGVVAAICPFNFPAMIPLWSLPVATVTGNCIIVKPSERDPGAAMMIAELCREAGFPPGVVNVVHGSKDTVNFLLDEPEIQAISFVGSNKAGEYIYQRGSANGKRVQANLGAKNHALLSPDANKDHALDSIAGAAFGAAGQRCMALSVLVTLGDAKQWLPDLVAKAKNHIAGSGFDSKSDFGPLITPQSRDRCNALITSAEKEGAKILLDGRGYKPEGLPDGNWVGPTVISGVRPDMECYKEEIFGPVLLCMEEETLKDGIELINSNAWGNGAVIFTNSGAKASLFQQEIDAGQVGINVPIPVPLPMFSFTGNKRSVAGTGLANFYGKDGLRFYTQWKTVTSLWRADEASTGQKLTSMPTNS